The Skermanella rosea sequence AGCTGAACGTCCAGGCCGCCGAGCGCCGCCGTCGCCTCGAACATCTCCGCCTGGATCTGGCAGGCCCTGTCCCAGGACGGCTGCCGGCTGGCGGTCGCATCCATGGCGAACATCAGGCGGCCGCGCCGCCCGGACTGCTTGAGGTTCGGCGTCGCCGCCACCTTGCGCAGGAAGGCATCCACGTCGGACTGGGTGGACTTGGTGGTCGGCAGTGTCTTGTCGTCGTCTGCCATGGCGGCCCGTATCTCCTGTCTATGGGAAACCGAGGGCGTGCACTCCATAAACGGAGATGGAACCGGATTCGTGCTGTTTCCAGAGCCCATTCTTTTGGAGATACGGGCGGAATGCTCACCCCGCCCGCAGCCAGACCGCCGTGTCGTGGAACACCGCCCCGCCGAGCGGACGCCCGGGGTCGGCGCCGGTCAGCACGTTGATCCCGCGGCCCTCGACGAAGCAGTCGTTGGGCCAGATCCCCTCGACCACCACCACCCCGGGCTGGAGCCCGTCGAACCGCCTGACATGGACCAGCACGCTGCCGCGGCGATTGCCGATCCGGACCAGCCCTCCGTCTGCCAGCCCGAGGCCGGCGCAGTCCTCCGGGTGGACCAGGGCGGTCGGCCGCCCCTCGCGCTTCCGGGCGCTCGGCGTCTCGGTGAAGCTGCTGTTGAGGAACTGGCGGGCCGGCGGGGCGACCAGCCGGTAGGGATGCTCGTCGGTCGCGGCTTCGATCACGTCGAAATGGTCGGGCAGCGACGGCATGTCGGCATGGTTCGGGCCGACCCGCGACCAGTCCGGCTTGAAGTGGAAGCGCCGGTCCGGCGTGCCGAACCCGTCGAGGAAATGGCTGTCGGTCTCCGCGATGCAGTCGTGCCAGCGCTGGTCGCGCAGCGTCGCGGCGTCGGGCCAGCCGGACGCCTTCAAGGTGGCGTCGACCAGTTCCCACGCGGTCATGCCGAAGCCGGGATGCTCCGCCCCCAGGCGCCTGGCCAGGCCGCGGATGACCTCGTGGTTCTCCCGGCACTCGCCGGGCGGATCGATCTGCCTGGCCCCGACCTGGAGATGCATCTGGCCGCCGGCGGTATAGAGGTCGTCATGCTCCAGCATCATGGTCGCCGGCAGGACGATGTCCGCCAGCCGGGCGGTGTCGGTCATGAACTGCTCGTGGACGCAGACGAACAGGTCGTCGCGCAGCAGGCCGGCGCGCACCTTCTCGCTCTCCGGCGCCACGGTCGCCGGGTTGGTGTTCTGGATCAGCATCGCGTGGACCTGCGGCCCGGCGCCCAGCGCGTCCCGCTCCCCGACCAGCACCGGGCCGATCCTGGACATGTCGAGCACCCGGACCTTCGGGTCCAGGCGGTCGCGCCCCTCGATCAGGGTCTTGTCCAGGCGGTAGATCGCCGAATTGCTGTAGAGCGCCCCGCCGCCCTCGTGCGCCCAGGCGCCGGTGACGACGGGCAGGCAGCTCACCGCATGCATCTGGGCGGAGCCGTTGCGGCTGCGCGAGAAGCCGTAGCCGAGCCGGAGGAAGCTTCGCCTGGTCGAGCCGTAGAGCCTCGCGAACCCGACGATCGCCTCCTCGTCGAGGCCGGTGATGGCGGCCGCCCAGGCCGGCGTGCGCGTCTCCAGATGCCGTTCCAGCTCGTCCGGCACGTCGGCGTAGCGCGCCATGTAGTCCCGGTCGGCATAGCCTTCCCTGAACAGGACGTGCATCACCGCGCAGGCGAGCGCGCCGTCGGTTCCGGGGCGCGGCGCCAGGTGCAGGTCGGCGCGCTCCGCCGTCCCGGTGCGGTAGGGATCGACGACGACCAGCTTGGCTCCCCGCTCCTTCCGGGCGCGCGAGATCCAGCTCATGACGTTGACCTGGGTCGCCACGGGGTTGCCGCCCCAGACCACGATCAGGTCGGACAGGGCCATCTCGCGCGGGTCGGCGCCGCGCTTCACCCCGTTGCCGGCCAGCCAGCCGGCATCGGCCAGGGCCGTGCAGATCGTCGTCGCCTGGCGGGAATAGCCCATGACGTTGCGCAGCCGCTCGATGCCGTCGCGCTGAACATTGCCCATCGTGCCGGCGTAATAATAGGGCCAGACGGCTTCGGGGCCGTGCTCGCGGGCGACGCGGGCGAACTGCTCGGCCACGATGTCGAGCGCCGCCTCGAACGGTATCTCCCGCCATTTCCCCTCGCCCTTGGCGCCCACGCGCTGGAGCGGCATGGTCAGCCGGTCGGGATGGTGGACCCGCTCGGCATAGCGGGAGACCTTCGCGCAGATCACGCCGTCGGTATAGCTGTTGTCCGGAGCGCCGCGCACCCGGCCGATGCGGTTCGGGGCGATCCGCTCGACTTCCAGCGCGCAGGTGCTGGGGCAATCATGCGGACAGACGGAGGGGACGAAGGTCGAATCAGGCACCGGATGAACTTTCGGTAAAACGCGCCGCGGAGCGGTCCGGGCGGATCTGCGGTAACCAAATCTAGCCACATCCGGAGGTTCCGGCAATCCGCCTTGCCCGGCGGCCTCTCCGCCGTGTTAACGTCGCGCACCGAAATAATCGAACCGAGGAGTTCATGTTCGCCTGGGAACTGATCGTGGTCGTTCTGCTGATCGTGCTGAACGGTTTCTTCGCCATGTCCGAACTGGCCGTGGTATCCGCCCGGCGGGCAAGACTTCAGCAGATGGCCGAGGACGGCAACCGGGGAGCCCGGGCGGCGATGCGCCTGGTGGAAGACCCCAGCAAGTTCCTGTCCACGGTCCAGGTCGGCATAACCCTGATCGGCATCCTCGCGGGCGCCTATGGCGGCGCCACCCTGGCGGAATACCTTGCGGTGGAACTGCGCCGTATCCCGTCGATCCAGCCCTATGCGGACGGCGTCTCGTTCGCCGTGGTGGTCGTCTTCATCACCTACCTGTCGCTGATCATCGGCGAGTTGGTGCCCAAGCGCATCGCCCTGGTCAATGCGGAGCGGATCGCCGCCCTGGTTTCCCGGCCGATGGGCATGATCGCGGCCTTGGGGGCGCCCCTGGTCTGGGTGCTCGGCGTCTCGACCAACCTGGTTCTCCGCCTGCTCCGCCTCAACCAGGTCAAGCAGGCCGAGGTGACCGAGGAGGAGGTCAAGTCGATGATCGCCGAGGGTGCGCGGACCGGGGTGTTCGACCCGGCCGAGCGCGAGATGATCGAAGGCGTGCTGCGGCTGGCCGACCGGAGCGTGCGGACCATCATGACCCCGCGCCCGGACGTCCACTGGCTCGACATCGGGGACGACCCCGAAACGATCCGGCGGGAGATCGCAGAGAGCGGCCGGTCGCGGTTCCCGGTCAGCCGAGGCGACCTGGACGAGATCGTCGGCATCGTCAACACCAAGGACCTGCTCGACCAGCTGCTGACCGGCCGGCCCTTCGACCTCCAGGCATGCATGGACAAGCCCCTGATCATCCATGACGGCACCCAGGTGCTCCGGGTGCTGGAACTGTTCAAGCAGACCGGCCTGCACATGGCGATCGTGGTCGACGAGTACGGCTCGGTCGAAGGCATCGCCACCGCCACCGACATCCTGGAGACCATAGCCGGCGATTTCCCCGAGGCGGGCGAGGACGACGCCGGCGTGGTGCGGCGGGAGGACGGGACCTGGCTGGTGGACGGCATGCTGCCGATCGACGAGGTCGAGCACCGGCTGGGCCTGCGCGGCCTGCGCGGCGATCGCGACTTCCACACGCTGGCCGGGTTCGTCATGGCCGAGTTGGGGCACGTGCCCAGCGCCGGAGAACATTTCGCCTGGCGCGGCAGCCGGTTCGAGGTGATCGACATGGACGGCCGCCGGGTCGACAAGGTCCTGGTCGCGATCCCGCCGGCGGAGGCGGAGGACGAGGATCCGTCGATCTGAACGCCGCGGATCAGCCGCCCGCCCACCAGGAGCGGCCGGCATCCACCGCCGCGCGCACGGGCTTGACGATCCGCTCGACCTCCGCCGCGACCCGGTCCTCGGCCACGCCGGGAAACAGATCGCGATAGCATTGGCTCGCCAACTCGACGGCGGTCGCGTCATCGGCCCTGAGGCTTCGCGCATTGGCGTAAGCCTCCGCCACCGCCACCTCGTCGTCGACACCGCGCGCCATTCGAAGCACCCCTCCAATCGATGGAGGAAACAGTACCGCGAAAACGCTTCGATATTAAACTAAATTTAGTTAGGTATTTCGGTTTAGGACGTTGGAACAGGACGCGGAACGATCGTCTCGATCGCCTTATGCCGCCCCGGCCGGGGGTCGGCACCGGCCTACCGCGAACGATACCGCGGCCGTCAGACCATGGACGCGACGTCGGACCCGCCGGTGGGATAGGCGAAGGGGGTCTCCGCGAGCCGGTCGGCGGCGATCCCGTGGCGGATGGCCAGCGCGAACAGGTTGATCACCTCGTCGGCATGGGGACCGACGAGATGGGCGCCCAGGATCCTGCCGGTGCCCTCCTCGACCAGGACCTTGTGGCCGGAGCAGGGCTCGTTGAGCCGCCGGGCGCTGAACCAGCCGCCGGTGACGGCGTGGTTGACCCGGAAACGCAGCCCCTGGCGCGCGGCCTCCTCCTCCTGCAGGCCGACCGACGCGAGCGGCGGCAGGGAGAAGACGACGCTCGGCATCCCGCCGTAATCCACCCGGCGCTCGGCCCGGCCGGTCAGGTTCGCGACCACCACCTCGGCATCGTGGCTGGCCTTGGGGGTCAGCGGCATGCCGGAGGCGACCGCATCGCCCGCGGCGAAGACGCGCGGGTTGGTCGTGCTGCGCAGATGGCCGTCGACTTCCACCCCGCGCTTGCCCGCGGCGACATTCCCGGCCTCCAGGTCCAGCCCGCCCAGGTTCGGCACCCGGCCGGCAGCGTGGACGACCAGGTCGGCATCGAACCGGAGGCTCCGCCCTTCCTGGTCCGCGTGGACGCGGTAGCCGTCGCCGGTCCGCTCCACCGACGTGACGGCGGTCCCGACCCTGACATCCACCGGCAGGTCGTGGGTCCGCTCGACCAGCAGGTCCACCAGGTCGGGATCGAAACCGGCCAGCAGCCGCACGCCGCGCTGGAGCATCGTGACCTCGGCGCCGGCGCGCACGGCGAGATGGGCGAATTCCATCGCGATGTAGCCGCCGCCGACCAGCGCGATGCGGCGGGGCAGCCGCTCCAGATCCAGGAAGCCGTCGCTGTGCAGCAGCAGGTCGGCGCCCCCGATCGGCAGGTCCGCTGGCCTGGAGCCCGCCGCCAGCACGAAGTGCCCGGCCTGCAGCACGGTGTCGCCGACGGCCATGGCGTCGGGAGAGACGAAGCGGGCGGTGCCGTGCAGCGTGGCGATGCCGGCTTCCGCCAGGGAGGCTTCCTTGGACGGCGTCACCGGGTCGGTGAAGCGCCGCTTGAAAGCCATCATCGCGCGCCAGTCCGGCACCGCCGGCTCGCCGAAGACGCCGACCTCGCCGAGCTGCGCCATGGCCGCGACGGGCTCCGCCGCCGCGCGCAGCACCTTCTTGGGATCGCAGCCCCGGAGCTGGCACGTACCGCCATAGGGAAGCTCGTCGACGATCGCGACGTCGAGACCCGCCGCCCGGCAGCCTTTCGCGATGGCCGTTCCGGCGACACCGGTCCCCACCACGACGATGTCAAAGCTTCGGGTCATATCGGTCCTCCCCAGTCGTTCCTCCCCAGGGCCGAGCGCCCTTCGATCAGACAGCGATGCCGTTCCGCGTCCTGCAACAACATCCCGGACGGAGACTTGTCATCATGCCTCGCGCGAGGGATATCAGGCGACCTGCTCCGTCCAGACAAGGAAACTCTTGAGGGTATGGGGTCCGAAGGTCGTAATCATCGCGACATCCGCGGCATCGCGGCCCTTCGCGATGGGGATGCGGCCGATCCGCGGCCCGTTGTGGCGCGCGTCGAACAGGTGCCAGCCTCCGTCCAGGTAGACCTCGAACCAGGCGTTGAAATCCATCGGTAACGGCAGCGCCTCGATCCCGATGTCGCCCAGGTAGCCGTTGACGAACCGGGCCGGGATGTTCAGGGCCCGGCACAGCGCGATGGACAGGTGGGCGTAGTCGCGGCACACGCCCTTCCGTTCGTTGAAGGTCTCCAGCGCCGTCCGGGTATTGCGGGCGTGCCGGTAGCCGAACTCGACCGCGCCGCTCACCCAGTCGCAGACTGCCTGCACCCGGTCCCAGCCCTCCGGCACGGAGCCGAACAGGTCCCAGGCGGCATCGGACAGCAGGTCGGTCTCGCAGTAGCGGCTGCCGAACAGGAAGGGCAGCACTTCGGGCGGCAGCCGGTCGACGCCGTGCTGGCGGGCACCCGCATGCCTCAGGTCCGGCATGCCGCTGTCCCGCACCAGCCCGATGGAGCGGAAGGTGGTGACGCCGGGGCCGACCACGGCGCGGGAGCACCGGTTGCCGTAGCCGTCGAGGAATTGCTCCACCGGGATCGCGGGAAAGGTCTCCACCACGTCGCGCTTCAGCAGGCTGCGTTCGCGGCTGGGGTGGACGCCGAGCAGGAGCATGACCGTGGTCGGCCGGGCCACCTCGATGGAAAATTCATATCCGACCTTGATGACGATTCCGGGGTCGGTTTGCTCCATCCGAAATGGTGAAATGATGATCGACACGCGCTTCGACACTCCAAGCCAAATTTCGCGGACCTTATTATTGCCGATATGTCGGGTCAAATGCCCGTGACGAATAGCTGGCTGCGGCATTTTGGGTGGATTGATTAAAAAATTTGCATCTTGCCGCCAATCCGTTCGTTACCCGTTACTGATGATCGGAACAGACGACGCCGGGATCCTATGCCGCTCCATTTCATCCTGACGGCTCTTCTTCTGCTGTTGCTGCCGCCCCCGCCGGCCCTTGCCCACGGGCTGACCGTGATCCCGCCGGAGGGGGTCTGGTACGCCTGGTCGATCGATCCCCTGGTGCTGGTCCCGCTCGTCCTCGCGCACTGGCTCTACGGGCGTGGGCTGGCGCGGATGTGGAGCCGAGCGGGAGCCGGACGGGGCGTTCCCCGCTGGCGCGCCGCCTGCTTCCTGGCCGGCGAACTCACGCTCGTGCTGGCGCTGGTATGGCCGTTCGACGCGGTGGGCGGCACGCTTTTCTCGGCCCACATGGTCCAGCACATGCTGCTGATGGTCGTGGCCGCGCCGCTGCTGGTGCTGGGAACCCCGCTCGCCCCGATGATGCGGGCGCTGCCGGAGGGCTGGCGACCCGCTGCCGCCGGGATGGTGCGGAAGCTCCGGCCGGGACGGTTCCTGACCAGGCCCTCGGTGGCGGCGGTGATCCAGGGCGTCGCCCTGTGGGGCTGGCACGCGCCGGCGCCGTTCCAGGCGGCGCTGGTGGACGACGCGATCCACACGGCCGAGCACGTCACCTTCATGGCGAGCGCGGTGCTGTTCTGGTGGAGCGTGCTGCATGCCGGGCGGGACGGTCCCGGCGGCTACGGCGCCGCCGCGGCCTGGACGCTGGTGACCGTGATCCACGGGGGCATGCTAGGAGCCCTGCTGACCTTCGCCCGGGCTCCGCTCTACCCGGCCTACGGCGATTCCGCGTCGCTCTGGGGACTGACCGCGCTGGAGGACCAGCAGCTGGCCGGCCTGATCATGTGGGTCCCGACCGGCATCATCCATCTGGGCGCCGGGCTGTGGCTGATCGGCGCCTGGCTGTCCGCCGTCTCGCGTCGCAACACAAACGTCACGGAACCGACCTGAGGCTGCGCTGTTGGGGACGGACGATCGCGAAGAGAGACCCCTCGACACGCGAGACGAGTTCAACCCGGCAAAGGAGCACACCATGGCTGTCAAGACGATGCAGGATCTGATGATCGAGGAACTGCGCGACATCTATCATGCGGAAAAGCAGCTGACCCGCGCGCTCCCGAAGATGGCTCGGGCCGCGTCGAACGAACAGCTCAAGCAGGCGTTCACCCAGCATCTCGAGGAGACCCGCGGCCAGATCGAGCGCCTGGAGCAGGTCTTCGAGAAGCTGGACACCCGGACCCGCGGCAAGCATTGCCACGCGATGGAAGGCCTGATCGAAGAGGCCAAGGAGATCATGGAAATGGGCTTGGCGCCCGAGCTGCTCGACGTGGCCCTGATCGCCGCCGCCCAGAAGGTGGAGCATTACGAGATCGCCGGTTACGGCACGCTGCATGCCCTG is a genomic window containing:
- a CDS encoding molybdopterin-containing oxidoreductase family protein — protein: MPDSTFVPSVCPHDCPSTCALEVERIAPNRIGRVRGAPDNSYTDGVICAKVSRYAERVHHPDRLTMPLQRVGAKGEGKWREIPFEAALDIVAEQFARVAREHGPEAVWPYYYAGTMGNVQRDGIERLRNVMGYSRQATTICTALADAGWLAGNGVKRGADPREMALSDLIVVWGGNPVATQVNVMSWISRARKERGAKLVVVDPYRTGTAERADLHLAPRPGTDGALACAVMHVLFREGYADRDYMARYADVPDELERHLETRTPAWAAAITGLDEEAIVGFARLYGSTRRSFLRLGYGFSRSRNGSAQMHAVSCLPVVTGAWAHEGGGALYSNSAIYRLDKTLIEGRDRLDPKVRVLDMSRIGPVLVGERDALGAGPQVHAMLIQNTNPATVAPESEKVRAGLLRDDLFVCVHEQFMTDTARLADIVLPATMMLEHDDLYTAGGQMHLQVGARQIDPPGECRENHEVIRGLARRLGAEHPGFGMTAWELVDATLKASGWPDAATLRDQRWHDCIAETDSHFLDGFGTPDRRFHFKPDWSRVGPNHADMPSLPDHFDVIEAATDEHPYRLVAPPARQFLNSSFTETPSARKREGRPTALVHPEDCAGLGLADGGLVRIGNRRGSVLVHVRRFDGLQPGVVVVEGIWPNDCFVEGRGINVLTGADPGRPLGGAVFHDTAVWLRAG
- a CDS encoding hemolysin family protein, translated to MFAWELIVVVLLIVLNGFFAMSELAVVSARRARLQQMAEDGNRGARAAMRLVEDPSKFLSTVQVGITLIGILAGAYGGATLAEYLAVELRRIPSIQPYADGVSFAVVVVFITYLSLIIGELVPKRIALVNAERIAALVSRPMGMIAALGAPLVWVLGVSTNLVLRLLRLNQVKQAEVTEEEVKSMIAEGARTGVFDPAEREMIEGVLRLADRSVRTIMTPRPDVHWLDIGDDPETIRREIAESGRSRFPVSRGDLDEIVGIVNTKDLLDQLLTGRPFDLQACMDKPLIIHDGTQVLRVLELFKQTGLHMAIVVDEYGSVEGIATATDILETIAGDFPEAGEDDAGVVRREDGTWLVDGMLPIDEVEHRLGLRGLRGDRDFHTLAGFVMAELGHVPSAGEHFAWRGSRFEVIDMDGRRVDKVLVAIPPAEAEDEDPSI
- a CDS encoding dihydrolipoyl dehydrogenase family protein; translated protein: MTRSFDIVVVGTGVAGTAIAKGCRAAGLDVAIVDELPYGGTCQLRGCDPKKVLRAAAEPVAAMAQLGEVGVFGEPAVPDWRAMMAFKRRFTDPVTPSKEASLAEAGIATLHGTARFVSPDAMAVGDTVLQAGHFVLAAGSRPADLPIGGADLLLHSDGFLDLERLPRRIALVGGGYIAMEFAHLAVRAGAEVTMLQRGVRLLAGFDPDLVDLLVERTHDLPVDVRVGTAVTSVERTGDGYRVHADQEGRSLRFDADLVVHAAGRVPNLGGLDLEAGNVAAGKRGVEVDGHLRSTTNPRVFAAGDAVASGMPLTPKASHDAEVVVANLTGRAERRVDYGGMPSVVFSLPPLASVGLQEEEAARQGLRFRVNHAVTGGWFSARRLNEPCSGHKVLVEEGTGRILGAHLVGPHADEVINLFALAIRHGIAADRLAETPFAYPTGGSDVASMV
- a CDS encoding transglutaminase-like domain-containing protein — encoded protein: MEQTDPGIVIKVGYEFSIEVARPTTVMLLLGVHPSRERSLLKRDVVETFPAIPVEQFLDGYGNRCSRAVVGPGVTTFRSIGLVRDSGMPDLRHAGARQHGVDRLPPEVLPFLFGSRYCETDLLSDAAWDLFGSVPEGWDRVQAVCDWVSGAVEFGYRHARNTRTALETFNERKGVCRDYAHLSIALCRALNIPARFVNGYLGDIGIEALPLPMDFNAWFEVYLDGGWHLFDARHNGPRIGRIPIAKGRDAADVAMITTFGPHTLKSFLVWTEQVA
- a CDS encoding cytochrome c oxidase assembly protein; this encodes MPLHFILTALLLLLLPPPPALAHGLTVIPPEGVWYAWSIDPLVLVPLVLAHWLYGRGLARMWSRAGAGRGVPRWRAACFLAGELTLVLALVWPFDAVGGTLFSAHMVQHMLLMVVAAPLLVLGTPLAPMMRALPEGWRPAAAGMVRKLRPGRFLTRPSVAAVIQGVALWGWHAPAPFQAALVDDAIHTAEHVTFMASAVLFWWSVLHAGRDGPGGYGAAAAWTLVTVIHGGMLGALLTFARAPLYPAYGDSASLWGLTALEDQQLAGLIMWVPTGIIHLGAGLWLIGAWLSAVSRRNTNVTEPT
- a CDS encoding YciE/YciF ferroxidase family protein, which codes for MAVKTMQDLMIEELRDIYHAEKQLTRALPKMARAASNEQLKQAFTQHLEETRGQIERLEQVFEKLDTRTRGKHCHAMEGLIEEAKEIMEMGLAPELLDVALIAAAQKVEHYEIAGYGTLHALASASGMNEVAQLLEETLNEEKKTDELLNKLAVGDVNKKAMKAAA